A segment of the Aureliella helgolandensis genome:
CTTTACTTCGTTGCGGCAATGCCAGTCGTGCTTGCAGGCCTAGCTTCACGCAAGTATCGAGGGCACCTGCCGCCGTTCCTGGCCGAGTATGCCGGTGACACGCTGTGGGCATTGATGCTGTACTTGTTGATAAGTACGTTGTTAGCCAGAAGCCCAATTCGAATACGGGTGTCGATCTCGCTGGCTCTCGCTTTCTCGGTGGAAACCAGCCAGCTCTACCACGCACCTTGGCTCGACTCGATTCGCCAGACCACGCTGGGTGGCCTAGTGCTGGGCTTCGGATTTCTCTGGTCCGATCTCGTCTGCTACTCCATCGGCATCGCGCTCGGAGCCGTCACAGAATGGGGGATCGTCCGCGTTACGGGCCCCAAATTGGAGAATTTATCGAGCGATTAAGATTCGCAACCAACGTGTGAAATCAACCCCACCTCGGGAAACGGAGAGCTGAGGATCCGGAGAACACGGCTCGCGTTTCTGTCGTGGCCCGCAAGCTCTCTTTCCTTGCCGAAATCTCTTTTCATGCCGAAATAATTGAGACGGCGTGCCACACAGAAAAGCTCCTCAATATTGCGTAGAAACGAAAAACGCAGGGCGTCCATCTCGCGTGATCCTGCGTCAACTCTCCGGTACTCTTTCGGCAGAAAAACCAAGGGCTCCCGTACTGCCTCCTCTTCCTATCCATTCTTTCATTTGGAAATTGCGCAATCACGATGAATACAAGTGAAATGCCTACCTTTTCAGTGTCGCTCCGGTAAAACTCATGTTGTGGAATGTACTGCAAAGAGTGAGCCGTCTATTGCACTCGATGTCTCGAAATTTGAGGACAATTTCATCCCGTAGATTGTCCGATTCAATTTGCAGATCGTTACCGCTTTCCGATCGTTACCGCGGTTGATAGCAGAATCGCCCCACGCATGCCATCGTTCATGCAGGCACGTAAGGAAGCTAGGTTCATCAACCTGAAATGTCCCCCCAACACCGTTCGGATTTTGCAACGCGTGTATTGTAGCCGCTGTTAGAGGGGATATAGCGCTGCATGCTGATCGAGTCATGTTACTGGAGGCAGCATACTGAAATTCAGCGAAGCGGGTTGCCTGAATCTTCCTCGTCACGGCGGTCCAGGCGGGAATAATTGCGACGATTGCAAGCCCTGATACGGCGAAGAATGCTACCGCGTGCCGGAAACGTACCAGCGGTGCAGCAAGTGTAACGACGACGAGAATCGCCAAGATTGCGGCAAGGACAGTTTTGACAGGTAGAACGACTGGTAAGAACATAGAGGTTTAAAAAGCAGATCAGCCGCCATCACTTGGCACCGGAAAATGATTGGTTAGCAAAGTGCTGACCTGCCTGGCATGGTTCTGTCACATTTCTAGTGGCGGCGTCAGTTCTACGGCCATTGCCCAATCCCGATTATATCGTGGGCGCATTTCGAGTACGCGAGTCGGTGCCAGATTGTCGCTGCAAATTATTGGCCGTTGTTGATCGTCTCTTAGTCCGATTCGAAATATCGTTTTGGCGAATTGTAGTCCGTCCACGGGATCAAGTGCGACGTCAATTTCGAAAGGAGCAATCCCGTGACTGTCTATCCACGTCACTCCGAGGAGCTTGATGCGGTCACTCGCTGCCTGCGAGATTTCAAGATGGATTACGCCATCGGACCACCAGCGGTGAAGGCTTTTGGGGCCGTACATGATACATTCGCAAACGTACCATTCGAGAAGATCGGCAATTTCACGCTCGACGATTTGGCGACTCGCGGCCAATGACACTTGAGTTGTAAGCCAACGACGCAATGCTAGCACTAGTCTTGTTTCAATCGACCACCTTGAGGGTCTGTTTGTAGGGTGATTGCAGACAGGAACCTCAGCGTGAAAGAGTGGCGAAATTAACACCATTCCGAGACATGACGCGTTCTGCAAAGTTCAGCCGCTATCGAAACTGGCGTGTAATGCTTGGTTTCCGTATGACAGCCAGGTCAGCGGCTTTCATTCATAGTCCTCTTTGAACGCTTCGTGCATAGAAGAATTTTCATCGGGATGGTCGCGCCAGTATAGCTTCCATTGTCGCTCTTGGTGTTCCCTGCGTTCTCGTTCAAGGATCGTTTCATCGGAATCAAGGAGTCCATTAACCAGCCCCTTAGCAACGACCAGTGTTCAGAGCCACATATTTCCGCGCATCGATTTAGCAAGCCTTAAACTCCGTGGGGAGAAACCGCCCAGTGGTGACTGGACTTGGCGGACTAAGCGTCAGCCAGTCAGGAATTATCGTTATCGGATGGACTCACTGGCGGGACGTTACGATCAACCTCAGAGGCATCGGCTAAATTCGCATGTGCGATTCTTGCCTTATGAAAAAGCGTCACAGTGAAATACGCGCATACTGCAGTCGCGCCCACGCCGACGGTGAATTTTGTGATTCCGCGCGCTCCGGAAAGCTCGCTGATTCCGTTCCACCAGGCTGCCCCAAACAAATCGGCGCATCCTGTAGATTGCTGGCTCATACTTGTACATATAGCGGAATATTTACCTAATGAACTGACGCACTCGGTTTGACTTCGATTTTGCCTGCATCAGGCCGGAGCATTGTGGTGAATGGTCGCTACGCTTGTATAAAACCAAAGATAGTCTCTTCTTCGTCATCCTCCAGATCACCGAAGTAGCCGTCGATTGCTTGAGCATCGCTTAAGTTGGAAACTGAAGCTGCAGCGTTCGCGTTCAAGCGGTTGATGACTAGCAGAGCGTCGATGGGGGAGACGTGGCCATCGCCGTTGGTGTCCCGCGCCATGTCGCCTTCTTCTGTCGACTCTGAGTTCAGCAGGTTGATTACTTGAAGAGCATCGCTCGGTGAGATGTAGCCATCCCCATTAACGTCCAGCGGATCGTAAACAGTGATTTGCGGAGTCGCGTGTAAGCTAGCTTCCCCCTCACCGGTTGGGCCACCAATCACAAAGTAGGCAACTTGCTCGGTCGTGTGATTGCGCTCTGAATCGCGCATTTGATCTTCATCGATCGACAGGGCAATGGTACCGCCGCTCGCAGACAGTGGATTGCTGCCCATTAAGGCTGCCCAGCCGCCATCGGTGCCGTCCATACCAGCCGTGCTCATGACGGCTGTCGAAGCACCTGCAGGAGTCGCTGCTGAGTACTGAAACGTGCCATTGCCCACGCCACGGATTGTGTCTGAGCCAACGCCAGCAGTAAACGCCTGTCCATCGATCAAGCCAC
Coding sequences within it:
- a CDS encoding ribosomal maturation YjgA family protein, coding for MNSTRLLYFVAAMPVVLAGLASRKYRGHLPPFLAEYAGDTLWALMLYLLISTLLARSPIRIRVSISLALAFSVETSQLYHAPWLDSIRQTTLGGLVLGFGFLWSDLVCYSIGIALGAVTEWGIVRVTGPKLENLSSD